One Desmodus rotundus isolate HL8 chromosome 4, HLdesRot8A.1, whole genome shotgun sequence DNA segment encodes these proteins:
- the LRRC27 gene encoding leucine-rich repeat-containing protein 27 isoform X7: MEGTGAGAAAPESSAAPESSAAPESSAAPARSPLASPCEDSHGRVTGAIFSSLPILDLSQNGLQHLGDVLKIPTLKQLHLQRNALCAIPPDFFQLLPSLTWLDLRHNRIAALPPGVGSHRYLKTLLLESNPIKTLPVELGNVRTLRALNLRCCPVEFPPQLVVQRGPAAVLSFLRACAAEPASRAISPPEKMSLSQLPHPHWDLPTECAPSRETTNSQGPEGSRLAEAVELSKLKRYPRPCEDWPTEEELRRFWKLRQEIVEKEQAEVLENQLLAVELPPNLRAMLRAREDVGPGPRHARRRTAPSFKGALPGLAPAYPAVSWAGRLEERRASALRELREKQAQMEQRRRDRRVLQEWREQAQVMKKKEEELGRLRPPRRMPVAPEAPFATDVPDKARAPVNPLGQRGQSKERFLRVNDELRPESSRMR, encoded by the exons ATGGAGGGAACCGGCGCTGGGGCTGCGGCCCCGGAGAGCAGCGCCGCCCCGGAGAGCAGCGCGGCGCCCGAGAGTAGCGCCGCTCCTGCGAGGAGCCCGCTGGCCTCCCCCTGCGAAGACAGTCACGGGAGGGTGACGGGGGCCATCTTCTCCTCCTTGCCAATCCTAGACTTGAGTCAAAATGGACTTCAGCACCTGGGAGACGTCCTTAAAATCCCCACCCTTAAA CAACTGCATCTTCAGAGAAACGCCCTGTGCGCCATCCCCCCAGACTTCTTCCAGCTGCTGCCGAGCCTCACCTGGCTGGACCTGCGGCACAACAGGATCGCAGCGCTGCCCCCTGGGGTGGGCTCTCACAG GTATTTGAAAACTTTGCTTTTAGAAAGCAATCCTATCAAAACATTACCTGTGGAGCTGG GCAACGTGAGGACACTGAGGGCCCTGAACCTGAGGTGCTGCCCTGTGGAGTTCCCGCCCCAGCTTGTGGTGCAGAGGGGCCCGGCCGCCGTCCTGAGCTTCCTGCGCGCCTGTGCTGCAGAGCCAGCATCTCGTG CGATCTCACCCCCTGAAAAGATGAGCCTGAGCCAGCTGCCACATCCCCACTGGGACTTACCCACAGAGTGTGCACCCAGCAGAGAAACCACAAATTCTCAGGGGCCGGAGGGGAGCAGGCTCGCAGAAGCGGTGGAGCTGAGCAAGCTCAAGAGGTACCCCCGTCCCTGCGAAGACTGGCCGACTGAGGAGGAGCTCAGGCGCTTCTGGAAGCTGCGGCAGGAGATTGTGGAGAAGGAGCAGGCGGAGGTTCTGGAAAACCAGCTCCTAGCAGTTGAGCTGCCTCCGAACCTGCGGGCCATGCTGCGCGCCCGGGAGGATGTGGGCCCCGGCCCCAGACACGCCCGCAG AAGGACGGCACCCTCCTTCAAGGgtgccctgcctggcctggcGCCAGCATACCCTGCGGTGAGCTGGGCAGGGCGGCTGGAGGAGAGGCGGGCCTCGGCGCTCCGGGAGCTCCGGGAGAAGCAGGCGCAGATGGAGCAGCGCAGGAG AGACCGGCGAGTCCTGCAGGAGTGGCGGGAGCAGGCCCAGgtgatgaagaagaaggaggaggagctcGGCAGACTCCGGCCTCCCCGACGGATGCCG GTGGCCCCCGAGGCTCCCTTCGCCACAGATGTGCCGGACAAGGCAAGAGCGCCCGTGAACCCACTTGGACAGAGGGGGCAGAGCAAAGAGAGGTTCCTGCGAGTAAATGACGAGCTGAG
- the LRRC27 gene encoding leucine-rich repeat-containing protein 27 isoform X8: protein MEGTGAGAAAPESSAAPESSAAPESSAAPARSPLASPCEDSHGRVTGAIFSSLPILDLSQNGLQHLGDVLKIPTLKQLHLQRNALCAIPPDFFQLLPSLTWLDLRHNRIAALPPGVGSHRYLKTLLLESNPIKTLPVELGNVRTLRALNLRCCPVEFPPQLVVQRGPAAVLSFLRACAAEPASRAISPPEKMSLSQLPHPHWDLPTECAPSRETTNSQGPEGSRLAEAVELSKLKRYPRPCEDWPTEEELRRFWKLRQEIVEKEQAEVLENQLLAVELPPNLRAMLRAREDVGPGPRHARRRTAPSFKGALPGLAPAYPAVSWAGRLEERRASALRELREKQAQMEQRRRDRRVLQEWREQAQVMKKKEEELGRLRPPRRMPVAPEAPFATDVPDKARAPVNPLGQRGQSKERFLRVNDELSVQA, encoded by the exons ATGGAGGGAACCGGCGCTGGGGCTGCGGCCCCGGAGAGCAGCGCCGCCCCGGAGAGCAGCGCGGCGCCCGAGAGTAGCGCCGCTCCTGCGAGGAGCCCGCTGGCCTCCCCCTGCGAAGACAGTCACGGGAGGGTGACGGGGGCCATCTTCTCCTCCTTGCCAATCCTAGACTTGAGTCAAAATGGACTTCAGCACCTGGGAGACGTCCTTAAAATCCCCACCCTTAAA CAACTGCATCTTCAGAGAAACGCCCTGTGCGCCATCCCCCCAGACTTCTTCCAGCTGCTGCCGAGCCTCACCTGGCTGGACCTGCGGCACAACAGGATCGCAGCGCTGCCCCCTGGGGTGGGCTCTCACAG GTATTTGAAAACTTTGCTTTTAGAAAGCAATCCTATCAAAACATTACCTGTGGAGCTGG GCAACGTGAGGACACTGAGGGCCCTGAACCTGAGGTGCTGCCCTGTGGAGTTCCCGCCCCAGCTTGTGGTGCAGAGGGGCCCGGCCGCCGTCCTGAGCTTCCTGCGCGCCTGTGCTGCAGAGCCAGCATCTCGTG CGATCTCACCCCCTGAAAAGATGAGCCTGAGCCAGCTGCCACATCCCCACTGGGACTTACCCACAGAGTGTGCACCCAGCAGAGAAACCACAAATTCTCAGGGGCCGGAGGGGAGCAGGCTCGCAGAAGCGGTGGAGCTGAGCAAGCTCAAGAGGTACCCCCGTCCCTGCGAAGACTGGCCGACTGAGGAGGAGCTCAGGCGCTTCTGGAAGCTGCGGCAGGAGATTGTGGAGAAGGAGCAGGCGGAGGTTCTGGAAAACCAGCTCCTAGCAGTTGAGCTGCCTCCGAACCTGCGGGCCATGCTGCGCGCCCGGGAGGATGTGGGCCCCGGCCCCAGACACGCCCGCAG AAGGACGGCACCCTCCTTCAAGGgtgccctgcctggcctggcGCCAGCATACCCTGCGGTGAGCTGGGCAGGGCGGCTGGAGGAGAGGCGGGCCTCGGCGCTCCGGGAGCTCCGGGAGAAGCAGGCGCAGATGGAGCAGCGCAGGAG AGACCGGCGAGTCCTGCAGGAGTGGCGGGAGCAGGCCCAGgtgatgaagaagaaggaggaggagctcGGCAGACTCCGGCCTCCCCGACGGATGCCG GTGGCCCCCGAGGCTCCCTTCGCCACAGATGTGCCGGACAAGGCAAGAGCGCCCGTGAACCCACTTGGACAGAGGGGGCAGAGCAAAGAGAGGTTCCTGCGAGTAAATGACGAGCTGAG